Proteins encoded by one window of Elaeis guineensis isolate ETL-2024a chromosome 12, EG11, whole genome shotgun sequence:
- the LOC105055016 gene encoding AT-hook motif nuclear-localized protein 23 has protein sequence MAGLDLGTASRFIHALHHRPDLHLQHPDSDDSAGGGGSGGGGGDDSAHAASSGGLELVAPSGNSSAAGPGDVVGRRPRGRPPGSKNKPKPPVIITRESANTLRAHILEVGSGCDVFDCLATYARRRQRGICILSGSGTVTNVSLRQPASAGAVITLHGRFEILSLSGSFLPPPAPPGATSLTIFLAGGQGQVVGGSVVGALIATGPVIVVAASFTNVAYERLPLEDEEPPPLQMQPPVSQGSGGGGGSNTGGAGGSGNAGNPFPDPSSLPFFNLPLNMPQLPVDGHAGWPGSAAGRQPY, from the coding sequence ATGGCGGGCCTAGATCTCGGCACCGCCTCCCGCTTCATCCACGCCCTCCACCACCGCCCCGACCTCCACCTCCAGCACCCCGACTCCGACGACTCCGCCGGCGGCGGTGGCTCAGGAGGCGGAGGCGGCGATGACTCCGCCCACGCCGCCTCCTCCGGTGGCCTGGAGCTGGTCGCTCCCTCCGGGAACTCCTCGGCTGCTGGGCCGGGGGACGTCGTGGGCCGGCGCCCCCGCGGGCGTCCCCCAGGGTCGAAGAACAAGCCGAAGCCCCCGGTTATAATCACTCGGGAGAGCGCCAACACGCTCCGCGCCCACATCCTTGAAGTCGGCAGCGGGTGCGACGTCTTCGACTGCCTCGCCACCTACGCCCGCCGCCGCCAGCGCGGCATCTGCATCCTAAGCGGTAGCGGCACGGTCACCAACGTCAGCCTCCGCCAGCCGGCCTCCGCGGGCGCCGTCATCACCCTCCACGGCCGCTTCGAGATCCTCTCCCTCTCCGGCTCCTTCCTCCCTCCCCCGGCTCCGCCGGGGGCCACCAGCCTCACCATCTTCCTCGCCGGCGGGCAGGGGCAGGTTGTTGGAGGGAGCGTGGTGGGCGCGCTCATCGCTACCGGGCCGGTCATCGTCGTCGCCGCATCGTTCACCAACGTCGCTTACGAACGGCTTCCGCTCGAGGATGAGGAGCCGCCGCCGCTCCAGATGCAACCTCCCGTGTCCCAGGGCTCGGGCGGTGGCGGTGGGAGCAACACTGGCGGGGCTGGTGGGAGTGGAAACGCTGGGAATCCGTTTCCGGACCCGTCTAGCTTGCCGTTCTTCAATTTGCCGCTGAACATGCCTCAGTTGCCGGTGGACGGGCACGCTGGGTGGCCCGGGAGCGCTGCAGGCCGGCAGCCCTACTGA